One region of Citrus sinensis cultivar Valencia sweet orange chromosome 6, DVS_A1.0, whole genome shotgun sequence genomic DNA includes:
- the LOC107174505 gene encoding scopoletin glucosyltransferase-like produces the protein MARIFASRGVKATILTTPLNISRFESTINRDDYHHHNPIKLLLLNFPSTAANLPPNCENLDAIPSRDLSYNFSKAIMMLQPQADDLVRQCQPDAIISNMNFPWTAEIARKYGIPRLVFRGTCCFSLSLSVAAAQHKPNVNVSSDTETFLVPGLPRSVYITQSQMPDQFFGNTDLQEFFEKFIKAERNSYGVVANTFFEIEPDYVKHYEKVTGKVVYPVGPVSLFNTKAIDIAERKRRRQRESNSVLYVCFGSLCEFAESQLLEIALGLESSNICFIWVIKSDAFLLLDKDFEERVKDRELIIKGWAPQVLILNHPAVGGFMTHCGWNSVLESVSSGVPMITWPLFAEQFYNGNFVLTHWKIGVGVGVESGLAWGEEEKIGVLVRRDRVEKVVSQFMINGGEEVEGMRKRASKLSELAKIAVSKGDSSYVNVGLLIDDLLNQKVERLSKKKETVDQFV, from the exons ATGGCCAGAATCTTCGCCTCACGCGGCGTCAAGGCCACCATTCTCACCACTCCACTTAACATTTCTCGCTTTGAGTCCACCATCAACCGCGACGACTACCACCACCACAATCCCATCAAACTTCTACTACTGAACTTCCCCTCCACTGCTGCAAACTTGCCACCCAATTGTGAAAATCTTGACGCGATCCCGTCCAGAGACCTCTCCTACAACTTCAGCAAAGCAATCATGATGTTACAGCCCCAGGCCGACGATCTCGTCCGTCAATGTCAACCCGATGCCATCATATCCAATATGAACTTCCCTTGGACGGCCGAGATTGCCCGGAAGTACGGCATCCCACGTCTTGTTTTTCGTGGAACTTGTTGTTTCTCTCTTTCCTTATCCGTCGCCGCTGCCCAACATAAGCCTAACGTGAACGTAAGCTCTGATACTGAAACGTTCTTGGTCCCCGGATTACCTCGATCGGTTTACATCACCCAGTCCCAGATGCCAGACCAGTTTTTTGGTAACACCGATTTGCAAGAGTTCTTCGAGAAGTTCATCAAAGCTGAGCGTAATTCGTATGGTGTTGTGGCTAATACGTTCTTTGAGATCGAACCGGATTATGTAAAACATTATGAGAAGGTTACGGGCAAAGTTGTGTATCCAGTCGGACCTGTTTCTCTTTTCAACACAAAGGCTATTGACATAGCCGAGAGGAAACGGAGGAGACAGAG GGAATCCAACTCAGTGCTTTACGTTTGTTTTGGAAGCTTGTGTGAGTTTGCTGAGTCACAGCTTCTGGAGATTGCTCTGGGCCTCGAATCTTCaaatatttgtttcatttggGTTATTAAAAGTGATGCGTTTTTGTTATTGGATAAGGATTTTGAAGAGAGAGTTAAAGATAGAGAGCTTATAATAAAAGGTTGGGCGCCACAAGTTCTTATTTTGAACCACCCAGCAGTTGGTGGGTTCATGACTCACTGTGGGTGGAACTCAGTTCTTGAATCGGTGAGCTCAGGCGTGCCGATGATAACTTGGCCACTCTTTGCTGAGCAATTTTACAATGGGAATTTTGTATTAACTCACTGGAAAATCGGAGTTGGTGTTGGCGTAGAGAGCGGGTTGGCTTGGGGAGAGGAAGAAAAGATTGGTGTTTTGGTTCGGAGAGACCGAGTTGAGAAAGTGGTGTCTCAGTTCATGATAAATGGTGGCGAAGAGGTTGAAGGAATGAGAAAACGAGCAAGTAAACTCAGTGAGTTGGCAAAGATAGCCGTAAGCAAAGGCGACTCTTCTTATGTCAACGTGGGCCTTTTGATTGATGATCTTTTAAATCAAAAAGTGGAACGATTATCGAAGAAAAAGGAAACTGTTGATCAATTCGTGTAA